From Daucus carota subsp. sativus chromosome 6, DH1 v3.0, whole genome shotgun sequence:
TTTGTAGAACTCACATGGATTCAAGCTATTATGATATCTTCCTTCTTTAACCTCTTCGACGATAATTACAAGCCAGAAGATTTGCTCGACAGAACATTCTTGGCTGACATTCCTACGAAAGCAAAATCTGATTTCGTTAGAGAACCGATTTCCAAAAAAGGGCTGAATGGATTTTGGAACAAGATGTTGGAAGTTGGCGTAGGGGAAACCACAGTCATCTTTACATTTTACGGAGGAAAAATGGACGAGTATTCGGAATCAGCTCTTCCATTCCCTAACAGAGCCGGAACATTGTACATGGTGTACACAAGAGTGCTCTGGGTTGGGAATACAACTGAGAAGTTGGAATGGATCAGGAGCTTGTACAGTTACTTGGCTCCGTATGTTTCGAAAAATCCGAGAAGGGCTTATTCTAATTACAATGATCTTGATTTGGGAGTGAATGATCCCACAGGGAGTATAGGTTATCTCGATGCAAGAAAATGGGGAAAACAATATTACAACCATAATTTCAAAACACTGGTTATGGTGAAGACCAGAGTAGATCCTGAGAACTTCTTCAGACAAGAGCAAAGTATTCCTACTCTGTCACTCTGGTCAGATATGTGACAGGTTTCTTAAACACAAGTGTGAATCAGTGATGATTTGTGTTCTGCACGTATGGTGTAATCCGTTACACATCTCTAGATCTGTTAGTTTGCACTTTTATCTTGTATCTTTTTTCTAGTTTGGGCTTAGTAGCTGACAGTGATCACTTGTGATCAGATAGTTCCCGAGGGTAATGCATGCAGCtacattttaataaaaagaaGCTAATAAACCGTGCAGATTTCTGGTGTTAATATTTCAcgagtttcttttaatataattgataattGACGATAAATCACAGCTTGAAAATACTATCCTGCGATGGATACAGAAGGTTGAGTACTCGAGTTGACTGGGAGGACTAAAACCCGTGTCTTGTGTATCTGTCCATGCACCAACTTAAAAATAGGTTTCGatcaaaaaaaacttaaaaataggtAGCGTACTGTAGATAAGGTCTAGATATATATACAACACGGAGTACAGACCTAGCTAACAACTCATTGTGCAAAATTCAGaatcaaaaacattaaaaaattcatttcgagtgaaatattgaaaatgataatccagttaaagattaaaaaaaaaattcttaacttatttttcacTCTTATATATGGtggatataaaatattttatattagaagtATTTAATTTAGGTAGTATTAGGTGtcaaaattttcttaaaactttTTCCAAATGACCTGGATGCCAAATTTTTCATGCTGCTTCCATACtattaatagaaaaaaaaaatctattttataatttttctttgttttaaattaacACATGCGGACCCTATCATCATCCAAGGTAGTCTGAACTAAAAGATATACATAAATTCATAAGGCAAAATGACACTTGAACAATCaagattttctaattttttttcgtTTATTCAGAATTCAGAAGGTTTTTTTTGTTtactcatataaaatattaatttatttatttatatatacagagCAGAACTAGCATGTGGCGTCATCCGTCTTCTTCTGCCATTAGACGGATCTTGCATTCATACTTTTGAGTCCTGTCAAAGAAACGAATCTAAATACGCCATAAACATACAACAATATTAAAGTGCAGCGTGGCGATTATTCAACATTTTTTCTATTGATTATTCTCATTTTAGATCATGATGAGATTTGTGTTTCTGGTTACCATCATGATAAGGTTTGTTGAGAATTAAGAATATCAGATGGATCGGATCTGACCTCGGGTAAATCAATTAATTTTGCATCTATgaaatgattattatatttgctaaaatttttaaatcatgttgattattatttaaatacgtTGGTATtacaaatttgatgtattttttgaattttatagaaTGATCGATTTTGTTgaattattttgtatattttatcaaaaatttctttaaattcatgagattttgagAAATTATACTTAAATTATAAGAATTCTACACCAAccctattaaattttattacaagaTTACTACACTcagtataaaattaaaatcaaatataatctattaaaatttataattatttaaatatattaaaatcaaaattagatatatataccTCCTAGATTTTCAAACacaaataatatatgttaagATAGTGGAGTGATTTATCATTTAGATCTGTCTCAATATTGAGTTCCATTTCTTtactgaaaatattaaaaatagaataaataccGTTTTACACCACtttgacttatatatttgtgtattgAGCATACATGTTGttagataaaattttcaaaaaattgagaACCAGTTTTTATTGCCAAGTTTTCATAAATTTCCTATATGCAACTAACATTTTATAAGGGGTTTTATGTCAGCACATAAATGGTGTCATGATATTAAACTATGCatgtgtttttatatataattttgaatgtatttaaatatatatgagttTATCTTAAAGTCTAAAAACAAATTATTCAAGCTACAACAATTATAATGTTTATTTTATCTGTGATACCAATTTGTTTTCATtatattattaagaaaatttgAATGTCGACGTCATAAATAAATAGAATCGCCCTAGCAGCCATCATTAATAGCAGATTTGTAAACACCGGTGGTTGCACGACGAAGATATTTTCATCGACATTTCACAGGCAAGTTGGACATACTgtatacatgtatgtatatcaCAATGATGTCAAACAACAATTAAACAATGTCAACTACCTTTAAGCCGCCGGAGATGTTTACCATTAAACTAATATCACAACAACTTTCATTTTTAAAGTTTGGTTCGTCCGTCAAATTTCGGGTTCTAGAATAGAATCTACGAAGTCTTTAGTTCGAATGAGTTAAAATCGAAGCTTTTTATATGCCTCGGTGGACGGTGTAAGATCAAAATATTCTGGATCAAAGAATTTAACCAGTAATTTGTTGAGTgggttcaacccaagtcccacatcggaaAGATATAGAAGATTTATCTtcaatataagcagccaaagaactccattagtatgaggccttttgggaggagcccgaaaacaaatccgtgcgggcttggccatggcccagagcggacaatatcatactaatgcggagttaaagggtgttgcgcggcccaacaagtggtatcagaggcAGGTTTTCAGAAGTTGATCTTGGGGTTGCGGGCTGCAGTTGTGCGATGTGGGGGAGGCTCTCCAGAACTACGATTGGAGATCTTGGACGGCTTGTGTCGAAAGTCTTTCCGACAAAGGTGGTCGGACGGCGTGTCCCGCAAGATGAGAAATCAATGAGTAGCGGTACCGCCGTCCCGCAAGATGAGGAATCAATGAGTAGCGGCGGTATAAGGGTCACAAGATTGGTGGTTCTTGGATTGAGGGGAGATTGTTGAGTgggttcaacccaagtcccacatcggaaagatatagaagatttatcttgaatataagcagccaaagaactccattagtatgaggccttttgggaggagcccgaaagcaaatccgtgcgggcttggccacggcccagagcggacaatatcatactaatgcggagttaaaGGGTGTTGCGCGGCCCAACAAGTTAATTTACCAACCACATGTACCACTATTTTAATAATCATTTGAGATTTTTACTTGTGGCATTTACATGTATGATATATCTCCAATGTTGTTATAATATCATATCTGTTTTTCTATTgttgtgaaaaatatatatatatatatatatatatatatatatatatataaatatatatatatatatatatgtgtgtgtgtgtgtttttctaTTGCTATTGATGTATCTATACATGGAAGTCTAAATTACTTACAGTAGATATCATATGTGTATGTACGTAAATATcatgaaaaacaaaagaaaacgaGACGGCTACTAaaagtttattaataatttcttaGGTCGTCAAGAACTTTAAGATTTCATCATCTTCCAAATACccgattgaaaattatatatcagcAGAATATTTTCGGACGAATACTGGATCGAAAATCAGGGTCATCTCTAGAAATTTGAGTGTCTtacatgaattttaaaaataatgccactagtttttttttttttgacaggatGCCACTAGCTTTCATGATCATAAGAAGAAATGTTTACATacattcaaattatataatgatataacaaaattattcttttatgattaataatacaatcaattcaaaaacatgtaaatatataaatacataaatttatcattatatactatatatgtaTAGAGTTTCATACTTTTGACTCTGAGATAATAGTATCCTAGAAGTTCGTCTTAGTTGCTTTATTTAAAGACCGGCCTTGTCGAAAATTATATATCACCTGGACCGAGTTTAATCCAAATATTTCTGCCTAAATATACGAATTTGAGTGATCAAGTTAAGTCAAATCCAATTTTAAAGGCATATCCTGCAATTGATGCCCGATTAGTTTCAGCCTAATTGATCAAACACTGTTAATGTTCTTCAGGTAAAGCGATGATGAGGATTCTTGTGCGATGCAGTTAATAAGGATGGCTGTTGAACTTGAACATGACAATAATAAATAATGACCCGGCAGGTGGTCTCTAAAGTCCGAAACATTTCAATCGTGAGACCCATGCCATCTATGAAACGTTATTGAACTTCAATGCTGAATTCGCTATTGAAAATGCTGGTGTCCCTGTTTATATCAATCGAAGGACACTTTTGGTCCATACATTTACTTACCCACTTCATGTTCTTAAAGGCTCCCTATCTGCATTTCATATTTATGACGATTTCAGTGCTTAGCAGCCCGTGATTCTTTCCCGATCAGATAACGATGTAACACATGCATGCATGTTGTGTGTGTATACATTTCTGCATATATGGTTAATGTTCTCAAATACTCCCTATTTAGAAATATAGGGcgcttaaattataaaataattaattatatatttttgttttaaaaataattttttataaacaatgGTTTTGAGTATACAGTTAAAAAATCTAGAAGTGTatgttaaaaattcaaattattcgTATTTCAAAATAGAAGGattaatttatacttaattGATGATAATAATACTATATGATACAACAATTAGTTAAAAGGATTGAGATCCAAATATATTATTGTTGTATATTACACTGCACCCGGTTTTGAGTTTGGCTACCGTCTTTTTCAGACAACATTGCAAGTAAACCAGGGTCGATATATTTAGAATAGTAAAACCTTATCGAACATGCAAAGAAAGATAGAAAGGTATTTGGAGACGAAGTCAAAAGGAAATCGGAGCTGACCAAAACGTGTTATGAATAGAGGACAAGTCTAACGGCAACATTATTGACATCAAAACCACTCTTTTCCCTCAATTCATTTTGGTCCTCGTGTTAGAAATCTTAGATTATCTGTATACTTATTGCCCCACTTGTATGGACCACGCCTATATATTCATGGACCCTTTTACAACTCAAAACAtcaaacaacaacaacaaaaaaaaaaaagttgagatGAAAATGAATAGTACTCCTtattttgcttttctttcgTTAATCTTCCTTGTGATTTCATTTCTTTCATCCCAAGCTTATGCTGATTCTACACAGTTTCTTCAATGCCTAAAGAGTAAATCTCTAGACTCATCCATAACAAAAGTTACTTATACCCCGCTCAATGCTTCATACACACCTGTCTATGAATATTCCCTGCGGAATCCTCGTTTCAATGATTCCACCCGACTCAAACCCCAAATCATAGTGCAACCCACCGCCGAATCTCAAGTTCAAACCGTAGTTTTTTGTGCTAAAAAGTACGGAATGAGGCTTCGAATTCGAAGCGGTGGTCATGATTTCGAGGGTCTTTCGTATAGTAGCACATATGATATTCCATTTGTGTTACTTGACATGATTAACCTCCGAGCCATTAGTGTTGACCCCGTGGCTAAAACGGCTACGGTTCAAGCTGGCGCCACACTTGGTGAACTCTACTACTGGATTTACCGGGCAAGCGACACGCTCGCTTTCCCGGCTGGCGTTTGGTCCACAGTGGGAGCCACTGGACTCATTTGTGGTGGCGGGTACGGCCCGTTGAGACGTGTGTATGGTTTGGCTGCTGACAATGTTATCGATGCCCGAATTATCGATGTTAAGGGGAGGATTCTTGATAGGAAAGCAATGGGAGAAGATTTGTTTTGGGCGATAAGAGGTGGAAGTTGTTCGAGTTTCGGAGTTATTTTATCTTGGAAACTAAATCTCGTCGTTGTTCCAAAAACAGTTTGGTCTTTTACTACTTTTAGAACTTTGGAGCAAAATGCGACCGATATTATCTTTCCCATGCAGACGGTTGCCCCGAAATTTCCAAAGGAACTCGACATGAGGATGCGAATCAGCACAATTCAGAGCAACACCAGTGCTCGTGCCGATGGTAAAACAGTCCAATTCGCCATTGGGGGATTGTACCTTGGATCGGGTGGAGTTGAAGAAGCACTTCGAATTGTGCAATCAACTTTACCCGAATTAGGTATGGTTAAAGAAGATTTTACGGAACTCACATGGATTCAAGCTATCATGATATCTTCATTCTTTAACCTCTTCGACGATAACTACAAGCCAGAAGATTTGCTCGACAGAACATTCTTGGCTGATATTCCTACGAAAGCGAAATCGGATTTTGTTAGAGAACCGATTTCCAAAGAAGGGCTCAATGGATTATGGAACAAGATGTTGGAAGTTGGCGTAGGGGAAACGACAGTAATCTTTACATTCTACGGAGGAAAAATGGACGAGTACTCAGAATCAGCACTTCCATTCCCTAACAGAGCCGGAACATTGTACATGGTGTACACAAGAGTGCTCTGGGTTGGGAATACAACTGAGAAGTTGGAATGGATCAGGAGCTTGTACAGTTACTTGACTCCTTATGTTTCGAAAAATCCGAGAAGGGCTTATTCCAATTACAATGATCTGGATTTGGGAGTGAATGATCCAACTGGGGGTATAGGCTATTTTGATGCAAGAAAATGGGGGAAACAATATTACAACCATAATTTCAAAACACTGGTTATGGTGAAGACCAGAGTAGATCCTGACAACTTCTTCAGACAAGAGCAAAGCATTCCTACACTGTCACTTTGGTCTGCTATGTAAGAGGTTTATTAAGCACAAATAATACTAATTAGGAGTGATTTATGTTTTGCATGCATGGTGGTGTAAGTGATGCACACCTCAAGTTCTATTAATTTGTATTTCGGTTTGTTTTTTGAGCTTAGAAGCTGACAGTGATCACGTGTAATCCAATAGTTTACGAGTGTACGCAGTACACTAATAAATCAGTAATTATTGTGCAGTacatctgtccctctcattttttttacatttattttacattgctcgacacgtattttaaggcatatataaaatgtagttccataatttttttccaaatttttttttataaaagtttagatactagaatttttattcaaaaaaaaaaattcaaaataatttttcaaactatattttatgagagagCATTAAAAATGCGTATTGAGCCAACGTCCCCTAATGGTAcaattgagagggacggaggaagtataacACATGTTAGTGATTTCTTAAGAATCTGACAATTACATACTCCCTTATAATATAAATcgtctatttttattcagaatttttttaaaataataattttaactatgtgGTCAAAATACTtcaaaatgtgtgccaaaaagtcaaacgacttatatttcaaaacagaaaaAGTATGTAATATGTGAAAGTaatgatttttgtataaaatattgaTCGACAGTTATTGACTTATTGATAATAGTTGCAATTAGTGATAGTTgacttttatttatatatgggtTTGTCGAGTGTGTGTCATATGttaaacacaaaattaaaaaatttatgcatttagacttattttaattggtgtggtgGTTGTGGACAAAAATCgtttatatattactccctcctccTTTTAAATgttctttttgaatttttaccTATCAAATTGACCATTTTGACTGAAAGTTACATGTAgtatataattgagaaaaatcttaaaaattatatcattagaaaatatatttagtctattttcTATAAATAAGTGTTTAAAGACgtttaatattttgtattcAATAAAAGTTCTATTTTACCTTTAAAAAGAaactcatatataaatatatttaagaaacaaATTTTAACTTCATAAAAGTAACATAAGCATTGGAAAAGAACGCTAAAATCATGAAATAAATACCAATTGAATTGCAGTGCTAAGCATGACGAAGGAGAGGTGATCATGATATTTGTTATTTACGGTATACTCCTATAGAAATAGAAGCATGTGGTGATAATCGAAGTGCCAATTGCCAACTAGCTAGCAAAGTCACAAGTTGACAATATTATGATAGTTAAGTTGACCAATAACTCCAAACCCGTGTGTGtccttttgcaccaacttaTGTATGGGTAGATAAGAAATAAGTGTGGGGAGATTTATTTATCTTAACAACTCTTCGTGCACGGCAGTGGAGGAGACTTTTCTTCTGAAATACGAGTCTTTAAATATGTTACACAATGATGACTAAACATAATCGGTGCTTATAATATTTGAAACTTTTTACCAATTTATGATATTAACATGGATTAGAAATGGGGATGATAAAATCATACCGAAAATCCAAGACGcctgtaaatatatattcatattgaaatttttcaaatttaaattgaacCAAAACTAATTCAAAAAAGGGGTCGTAATCAAATACGGTTTAATCAAAATTACACAAAATTGTGTATGTATAATATAAatgttgtgtgtgtgtatgttatattattttttattatctattatttggtttaatatatattttattttaatctaatatagattaattataagattaataatgtttattatttaattattatttataatatatttttaataataaataattatgaacCGGTCGGATTCATTTTATCGTGAGTCGAGGTAGTAGTGTGATTTTATATTCTAGCCTATTAAACTTTGAGGTGGATCAAATTTCTTTTCTAGATcgtatcaaattttaatataaacccTTATATTTGATTTGcattttagtttattaattatttatgtacttTATTCTTCtgttatataaagatataaaatttacttttgattaaaatttatcaagtatattcatttaaaagaatattaatttttaaataaaatttccaTAATTTAGACATCATTATATCCTAATACGTTTCCACTTTCAAGATAATGGAAGAGGTTCTATTATCGCATTTTTATATACAGAGAGAACTATGCATGCATATTCAGATGTTCTCACTCTTTAGTCTTGGCATTTTATCATACGTTCGTCTTCTAATCTGTAATCCATTCGTCGAATATAATAATTCTGTCAAACAAACGAATCTGAatacaattataattttcaagtgCAACCTGCCAATTATTCaacattttcttcttcttgttgatTATTCTATCTTTCTTCTTGATGTTGAATGATATTCAGACAGACATGATATATTACTAGAAGACAATTAAGAAAAACTACTAGATGATCGTGACTTTGGGTCATGTGACTTTGGGGCATGTGACATGGCAGTCCATCTCCGACCATTAAAAACCTTTAGCTAAATGGTGAGTaggtattttaaaaataaaaaaatttagctaaTAGCTCGAAAAGCTCGTACTCCAACCATACTCGAGTTATTATctactccctctggtccttaTTATAAGTCACCAAGACTTTTTGCACACACttttaggtgctttgaccacacacttaaaattatttttttttaaattttctttttctgaattaaaatatatatcaaatattttaattcagaaaaagaaaaattttaaaaataataaatttaagtaaGTGGTCAAAGGACCTATAATTGTGTGCAAAAAATCTTGGTGCCTTATAAtaaggaccagagggagtacattataattttagtcaacctcccatggatgactaaatttgtcgaacctctacatgcCTCTAAAAAATTTGTagaaagattgcacatcatttattaccatattgaactgatatattctattttaacaatctaaatattaataacatactatttttaaattataaccaaccaatatagccaatactagCAAAATATCTTACGAGTTAAGCAAATTTTATCTAATATCTTACAAGTCCTATTTtaccaacgattataaccaacaccATTGTAAATGCTCTTAGTCCCGATCAAATgcaataatataaataacaaaatggACCGCACTTCCCCAGAAACAAAGCACAGTACAGATTATATGAACAcatgaaacaattaaaaatatatttattatttctgaAAAGATTAAACAAATCTTGGAAAAGATAAATATTTATCCTGATTAGTTAAGATAATTCTGAATTCTTATTTTAACGCTCTATCATACCAATGCAAAAATGATTACGATGTAGACTCTTGTGACTAAAATCGTAAAGAGCAACCCTATTCTTTAAAAGCTCCTCATCTACCTAACTTTCAAAGTCAAAATAgaaatgataatatattcagcCGCTAACAATAACCATTCTGTCGTCTTCTATATGAATGTGAAAGTAGTTGGACAATATTGAACTTgcttttttatcattttatctcAGGGACGGATCTAGGAATTTAGGTAAGTGGGggtaaaaaaaacacacacataaaatcgCTTTTTAgagacaaaattttcatttaaccAAAAATGATTTGAGTTGATTAATGagttaaatatataagtttatGATTAGAAATACACAAAATATTAGAACGGAAGTACTGATATTTAAACATGAATGAACTCATACTAAACCCAGCCTTAGGGGGCTGCTTAGAGTCTGAGACACAAGCAGATATTCAGGGGTTGAGACACAAGACTggccaaaaaaaatcaaatgaaaCTGGTAAGAGTCGAACTAGTACCACATCCAAAAAAATTCCATGTCTAAATCATAGGGGCAAAGCATCAATTAACAAATTCAATATAACAGAACTCTTAAAACATTTATAAGCTACTGGGGGGCCCAGTGTAGCTCCGTCCCTGTCTCAATCATTTTCCTTCTTTCATGATCCAAAAAACtgaagattttatttttaatatttatttaaaattattataattacatatttattaaatacACTTATTTAATATTCAATGACTCTATTTCTAtagttaaaattaaatcaaatattgatTTTCTAAAAAACATGCAAGTCAAGGAAACCAAATTATAACAACTAAatccctgacaaaaaaaaattataacaactaaataaaaaattataacagtGGCTTTGATTATCTAGCTATCATGAATTTCAGTTTTCAGATATGGCcttcaaataaaatgaaattaaactaaattattATAAAGATATTTCCTTTATCTCCAAATAACAGTTGCTTTGATTTTCTACACTTTATAGTTTAGAAAAAACATATTTCCAcacaatttttcaatttttctttcaatacataaaaatgcaaaattaaatatttatttagaaaaaaatacaaaaaataatatataaaagtagGGCTTTTACAACAAGCCATGTAGAACTTTCGCCAACTCCACTGATTCTAATTTCTTAGGCAAAACAGTTGCGTCATTCTCTCTTCATCAACAAGTACTTGGCCTTCTGAAACCCAACATATACCGGTAAAACTATTTTATAACACCATAattgttaattatttataaatttgtgatATGCATTATAGTATTCATGAAATGGAGTAGTTGTATAACTTTCTTGTATATTTCTGCATACAGAACATACCATTTACATACAAGTTCCTAGTATAACATGCAGCTTAGCAGCTGCACAGCATCTATGTTTGTACTTTGACGTAAACCAACTATGACAGACTTAACAACATATACTAAAACTCATTTTGGAGCAGCAGAGGATCAGTATGAATTACCTGTACAGAACTAACACCAGCAATGTAGCCCAGCTAAAATGTTGCTTCGGTAGTATGATATACTGCTCTGCTACCTCATGAATCTGTTAGTGTATTAGCGCTTCCTGTTGTCTATAACGTGAATTAGCCTTGTTGATCTGCATATATATGACATGAAAAAAACGCAATT
This genomic window contains:
- the LOC108192970 gene encoding berberine bridge enzyme-like 8; protein product: MKMNSTPYFAFLSLIFLVISFLSSQAYADSTQFLQCLKSKSLDSSITKVTYTPLNASYTPVYEYSLRNPRFNDSTRLKPQIIVQPTAESQVQTVVFCAKKYGMRLRIRSGGHDFEGLSYSSTYDIPFVLLDMINLRAISVDPVAKTATVQAGATLGELYYWIYRASDTLAFPAGVWSTVGATGLICGGGYGPLRRVYGLAADNVIDARIIDVKGRILDRKAMGEDLFWAIRGGSCSSFGVILSWKLNLVVVPKTVWSFTTFRTLEQNATDIIFPMQTVAPKFPKELDMRMRISTIQSNTSARADGKTVQFAIGGLYLGSGGVEEALRIVQSTLPELGMVKEDFTELTWIQAIMISSFFNLFDDNYKPEDLLDRTFLADIPTKAKSDFVREPISKEGLNGLWNKMLEVGVGETTVIFTFYGGKMDEYSESALPFPNRAGTLYMVYTRVLWVGNTTEKLEWIRSLYSYLTPYVSKNPRRAYSNYNDLDLGVNDPTGGIGYFDARKWGKQYYNHNFKTLVMVKTRVDPDNFFRQEQSIPTLSLWSAM